The Mytilus trossulus isolate FHL-02 chromosome 3, PNRI_Mtr1.1.1.hap1, whole genome shotgun sequence genome contains a region encoding:
- the LOC134710932 gene encoding kielin/chordin-like protein, with protein sequence MADVTICGEKIRIMKDGVFKVGDLEVSSLAYNIENCGINIRKETRELEIYSEECDIRVLWDGKSRIELDVPKNYSQYAEGICGDCTDSNQFMLRNGTDISNVPKRQRDVLWGQEWEVIDDTGEELEECPVSQPMKECTEQQNALLASDEYCGKLNPDSKELVTPFADCINADKKMAKELYDACVVDVCMNLGGPYEKEALCLALDALAQHCRKNNFNYKMWRKSDLCRKY encoded by the exons ATGGCGGATGTGACAATATGTGGtgaaaaaattagaataatGAAAGATGGTGTATTCAAG GTGGGTGACTTGGAAGTTTCATCATTAGCGTACAACATCGAAAATTGTGGAATAAACATTCGAAAAGAAACTCGAGAGCTAGAAATATATTCAGAAGAATGTGACATACGTGTTTTATGGGATGGGAAGTCAAGAATAGAACTTGATGTCCCTAAAAACTACTCACAGTACGCAGAGGGTATATGTGGTGATTGTACTGACAGTAACCAGTTTATGCTACGAAACGGAACTGACATCTCAAATGTACCTAAAAGGCAAAGAGATGTTCTATGGGGCCAAGAATGGGAAGTGATTGATGATACCGGAGAAGAACTTGAAGA ATGTCCAGTATCACAGCCGATGAAAGAATGTACTGAACAACAGAATGCATTGTTAGCAAGTGATGAGTATTGTGGAAAATTGAATCCAGACAGTAAAGAGCTAGTTACACCTTTTGCTGATTGTATAAATGCCGATAAAAAAATGGCAAAGGAGTTGTATGATGCATGTGTTGTAGATGTTTGTATGAACTTAGGAGGTCCGTATGAGAAAGAGGCACTTTGTCTGGCCTTAGATGCACTGGCACAACATTGTAGGAAGAAtaactttaattataaaatgtggCGAAAATCAGATCTTTGTCGTAAGTACTAG